The Moorena producens PAL-8-15-08-1 genomic interval TGCTGGGAACTTTTTAAGGTGTCTTGCAGCAAACCGATGGCTGCTTCTGGGCGGTTTTCCTGGGTTAGCAAACTAACTAACCCTTGCAGAGCATTCATATCCCCAGGCTTAGCGTTTAATATGTCCCGATAGGCTTGAGCTGCTCCTTCGCGATCGCCAATTTGTTGTTTTACCTGAGCCAGCAAGACTCCATAATCTGTCTGGTCTGTATTGAGTTTGGCTAACTTTTCTAAGGGTTCAATGGTGCCTTTGATGTCTCTGAGCTGCAGCCGTATCTCCAGCAGACCTCTCAAAGCCGTTAAATTTTCTGGTTCTCGCTGCAAGACTAGTTCATAACCCTTGGCTTGAGCTTCTAGTTCTGCTTGCTGCTGGGCAGAAATATTTGGTGTAGCTGTAGGTGTTGCCCCAACAGAGGCGGGATTATCCTTGAAAATATTCCCTAGCAAAGGAATCATCGAAATACCGATAAACGCTAGCACAGCTAGTACTAGCACTATTTTGATCCACAGACTGCGCTTTTGAGACACAAAACTTTCTTTAACTCTATTCCCATTTTGATACTCCCCGGCCTGAAGGGACGAGGATTCTTTAGCGGAGGTACCCTTTTGGGGCATTGCTCGTAGCAACTACCAACATGGGGTTGATAGTCCACTTGGCGGTACCAATTGCCTCTACTCTCTCCGGCACATGGCCATTGAGTCTACTTTTTTGGAAGTAATTTGATTCGCTCTCGAAAAAGACTTGTGCGTGGCATTGGGCTGGAGTTGGAGTCTTTTGACCGAGTACCCATTTCGAGTATCTCCCATTTAACCAAAGCGTCCCACTGCTGGGAGTTTCACCCTTCCTTTCCGGGTCATCGCGTCTTCTATTATTCTAACACAAAGCCGTCGAACGAAGGACGGGGTTTGGGACCCATTTTCTTTGATGAAACGATTTGGGGAGCTTTATTGTCTCCTCCGATCAATGCCATCTATCTAAATAAGCTAGCATTAAAGCTCATTTAAATCGGCTAGAAACCGCTCAGATTAAAGATTCCATAAACTTTGCGGATCTAAGCTTTATCTCACTGCATTCTGTACAGTGGGTAGACTAGTACCAAGTGCGCTCACCCTCCAGTTTTTTGGTGGCAACAGTCCAGAAGAATTTTTTCTGGAAAGGACACCGGAAAGCTGGAACATGTTGACAAGACAATGCTGCCAATGTCAGTCAAAACCACCCATGGGAATGTGTCTCCGCCGCTAGGAGGTTATATGAATTCGTCTGTGAATGGGCTTCCCGACTCAGCTGAGTCGTCTCGAATCCAACCACCGGAAGTATCCAGTGTGCAAAACCAGCCCCCAGAAACACCAACTGGTGGCTCTCAAGATACCACCAAATCAGATCCCTTAGCTGAATCTAATGGGACAGTAACTACTCAGGTCTCAAGTCAGCTCTCAAGTCAGGTCTCAAGTCAGGTCTCAAGACAGCACCCAATTCCTGCCCCCAGTGA includes:
- a CDS encoding tetratricopeptide repeat protein translates to MPQKGTSAKESSSLQAGEYQNGNRVKESFVSQKRSLWIKIVLVLAVLAFIGISMIPLLGNIFKDNPASVGATPTATPNISAQQQAELEAQAKGYELVLQREPENLTALRGLLEIRLQLRDIKGTIEPLEKLAKLNTDQTDYGVLLAQVKQQIGDREGAAQAYRDILNAKPGDMNALQGLVSLLTQENRPEAAIGLLQDTLKSSQQVNEIKPGSIDVISVQLLLGQVYANQKRYDEATAIYDQAIKGSQDDWRPVLAKAMIFKEQGNTEKAKPLFDQAASLAPAKYKDQVKQLAAETPETPETPETPEN